One Candidatus Hydrogenedens sp. DNA segment encodes these proteins:
- the gltX gene encoding glutamate--tRNA ligase — MVRTRIAPSPSGFLHIGTSKTALYNWLFARKNNGTFILRLEDTDAERTDEQYVQGMCEGFKWLGIDWDEGPPFGDVPEKGNYGPYRQSQRKELYKKMAYQLLEQGKAYKCFCSKESLESYKDETGNLYYPGFCRNLTPEQIREKGNAPYVIRFRVPEGETVVNDLIQGTVVFKNSQYDDFIILRANGDPVFHLAVVVDDITMKITHVIRGDDHLTNTPRHIMLFNALDAPLPHYAHHPLVHDEQGRKYSKRLHGANVLDWRDDGYLPEAILNYVALLGWTSEEENREFFTIPDLIEHFSIERINKSSARFDRKKLEWLNGLHIRNLPVENLRDRLIPILEKHGFDTSSKSKEWLTKLAQICQEKLPTLNRIVFLSDFFFKDFDTYEPEAEAKLWKAPEITINYLKNIQNKLSSVSIWEHDPLKKAFEEVCAELNLKLGALVNPTRLALTGKSVGPGFFELVELLGKEKTLERLSRAIEYLHNKGGINCE, encoded by the coding sequence ATGGTTCGAACACGAATAGCACCTTCTCCATCTGGTTTTTTGCATATAGGCACATCAAAAACGGCTTTGTATAACTGGCTTTTTGCTCGAAAGAATAATGGAACCTTCATTTTGCGTTTAGAGGACACCGACGCGGAAAGAACAGATGAACAGTATGTTCAAGGTATGTGTGAAGGTTTTAAGTGGTTAGGGATTGATTGGGATGAGGGACCTCCTTTTGGTGATGTTCCAGAAAAAGGGAATTACGGACCTTATCGTCAAAGTCAGAGAAAAGAACTTTATAAAAAAATGGCATACCAACTTTTAGAACAGGGTAAAGCCTATAAGTGTTTCTGTTCTAAGGAAAGTCTGGAATCGTACAAAGATGAAACAGGAAACCTGTATTACCCGGGATTTTGTAGAAATTTAACACCGGAACAAATTCGTGAGAAAGGTAATGCCCCTTATGTTATTCGTTTCCGTGTGCCTGAAGGTGAAACAGTTGTCAATGACCTTATTCAAGGAACAGTTGTTTTTAAAAATAGTCAATATGATGATTTTATTATTCTCCGTGCCAATGGGGACCCTGTGTTTCATCTTGCAGTTGTTGTAGATGATATTACTATGAAAATAACTCATGTTATCCGCGGCGATGACCATTTAACAAACACACCTCGTCATATTATGCTTTTTAATGCTTTAGATGCACCTCTACCTCACTATGCTCATCATCCATTGGTCCACGATGAACAAGGGCGAAAATACAGTAAAAGGCTTCATGGTGCCAATGTATTAGACTGGCGCGATGACGGTTATTTACCTGAAGCCATTTTAAATTATGTGGCACTTTTAGGTTGGACTTCTGAAGAGGAAAATCGTGAATTTTTTACGATACCTGACCTCATTGAACATTTTTCAATCGAACGAATTAATAAGTCGTCTGCCCGATTTGACCGTAAAAAGTTAGAATGGCTCAATGGCTTGCATATTCGCAATTTACCCGTTGAAAATCTACGAGACCGACTTATCCCTATACTTGAAAAACACGGTTTTGATACATCCTCGAAAAGCAAGGAATGGTTGACCAAACTTGCTCAAATCTGTCAGGAAAAGTTGCCTACTCTGAACCGCATTGTTTTCCTTTCCGACTTCTTCTTTAAAGATTTTGACACCTATGAACCGGAAGCCGAGGCAAAACTATGGAAAGCACCTGAAATCACCATAAATTACCTAAAAAATATTCAAAATAAACTATCCTCGGTATCTATATGGGAACATGACCCATTAAAAAAGGCTTTTGAGGAAGTTTGTGCTGAACTGAATTTGAAATTAGGAGCATTGGTAAATCCTACTCGACTTGCACTTACGGGTAAATCCGTAGGTCCGGGATTTTTTGAACTTGTAGAATTATTAGGAAAAGAAAAAACTTTGGAACGACTTTCCAGAGCCATTGAATATTTACATAACAAAGGAGGTATAAACTGTGAGTAA
- a CDS encoding ROK family glucokinase, whose amino-acid sequence MSKYIVGVDLGGTNIKSAIVSEEKKIIVKTSVPTPTQEGPKAIMDAMANVVQELMNKEGITNQDILAVGIGAPGPMNWQTGIVYSPPNLPGWHNVPLADEMKKRLNVPCYIENDANAACFGEYWLGAGQGCDCIAVLTLGTGVGGGIVVFKKLLRGIDGTAGELGHLKVQREGRLCGCGSKGCLEAYASVTGMVRTAQEEIEKGKKTILTEMCNNNIHAITGKMIFQAVEKGDVLAKEVFNETAIWLGLGIASIVNMLNPERVILCGGMIAAGDILFNPVRETVMKNAFEVPAKRCEIVPAGLGEDSGVIGCAGCALTRYYEEHK is encoded by the coding sequence GTGAGTAAATATATCGTTGGTGTTGATTTAGGTGGCACAAATATAAAATCCGCCATTGTTTCAGAAGAAAAGAAAATTATTGTAAAGACAAGTGTCCCTACCCCAACGCAGGAAGGACCTAAAGCCATCATGGATGCTATGGCAAATGTGGTGCAAGAGTTAATGAATAAGGAAGGCATAACCAATCAAGATATTTTAGCCGTTGGCATTGGTGCACCGGGTCCCATGAATTGGCAAACAGGTATTGTGTATAGCCCACCTAATCTTCCCGGTTGGCATAATGTTCCGTTAGCCGATGAAATGAAAAAACGATTGAATGTCCCTTGTTATATTGAAAATGATGCCAATGCCGCATGTTTCGGTGAATACTGGTTAGGTGCTGGGCAAGGTTGTGATTGTATTGCAGTGCTAACTTTAGGCACAGGAGTAGGCGGTGGTATTGTTGTTTTCAAAAAGCTGTTACGCGGAATTGATGGAACAGCAGGCGAATTAGGGCACTTGAAAGTTCAGAGAGAGGGTAGATTATGTGGTTGTGGGTCAAAAGGTTGTCTGGAAGCATACGCTTCTGTGACAGGAATGGTGCGAACGGCACAAGAAGAAATTGAAAAAGGTAAAAAAACAATCCTGACAGAAATGTGCAATAACAATATTCATGCCATCACAGGGAAAATGATTTTCCAAGCAGTTGAAAAAGGGGATGTTCTTGCCAAAGAAGTTTTTAATGAAACTGCAATATGGCTCGGTTTGGGAATTGCCAGTATCGTAAACATGTTAAATCCGGAAAGGGTAATTCTTTGCGGAGGAATGATAGCTGCTGGAGATATTTTATTTAATCCCGTTCGTGAAACAGTTATGAAAAATGCTTTTGAAGTTCCGGCAAAAAGATGTGAAATTGTCCCTGCAGGTTTAGGTGAAGATAGCGGCGTAATTGGATGTGCTGGTTGTGCCTTAACACGATATTACGAAGAACATAAATAA
- a CDS encoding 1-phosphofructokinase family hexose kinase, translated as MFLTVTPNPCIDKTIFISKFKPGDRVRSNKYTQISGGKGNNVARVLVTLGFQAGALLWVGGYTGKQVVKMLQENDKVKCFPVWTEIPTRTITTILEEENGRQTAFFEPGPRISPQEYNNFIQTFNKVISSYKIPIVVLSGTVPDPKVAFLYQDLIQIANKQGIKVILDTYGNEFSEGIKSNPYMVKPNVEELTKFLNADLKDINSRIGAIQYLHKKHKIPCVVLSMGREGALVCWDNTYIHIIPPKIKEINPVGSGDALVAGFTIGLYKGFSIEDTGRLGVALGTSNAMTWDIGKFEIRDLINIYEQIKIYKINPINNQKVQYKEHTPLPVLLPKLKNSSL; from the coding sequence ATGTTTCTTACAGTTACTCCAAATCCTTGCATTGATAAAACAATCTTTATTTCCAAATTTAAGCCCGGCGATAGAGTTCGCTCTAACAAATATACACAAATATCTGGCGGAAAAGGGAACAATGTTGCCCGCGTTTTAGTTACACTTGGCTTTCAGGCAGGGGCTTTATTATGGGTTGGCGGTTATACAGGTAAGCAAGTAGTTAAAATGCTACAAGAAAATGATAAAGTGAAATGTTTCCCTGTATGGACAGAGATACCCACAAGGACAATCACTACCATTTTAGAAGAAGAAAACGGAAGACAAACTGCTTTTTTCGAGCCCGGACCTCGAATATCCCCACAGGAATATAATAATTTTATCCAGACATTTAATAAGGTTATATCTTCTTATAAAATACCGATTGTTGTTCTTTCTGGAACCGTTCCTGACCCTAAAGTAGCCTTTTTATATCAGGATTTAATTCAGATAGCGAATAAGCAGGGAATAAAAGTTATTCTTGACACTTATGGAAATGAATTTTCTGAAGGAATCAAAAGCAATCCTTATATGGTTAAACCCAATGTAGAGGAATTAACTAAATTTTTAAATGCCGACTTGAAGGATATAAATTCGCGAATAGGAGCTATTCAATACTTACACAAAAAGCATAAAATTCCCTGTGTTGTTTTATCTATGGGGCGTGAGGGGGCGCTTGTCTGTTGGGATAATACCTATATTCATATAATTCCACCAAAAATCAAAGAAATAAATCCCGTAGGGTCTGGAGATGCCCTTGTTGCCGGCTTTACAATTGGTTTATATAAAGGATTTTCTATTGAAGATACAGGAAGATTAGGTGTAGCATTAGGCACTTCCAACGCTATGACGTGGGACATAGGAAAATTTGAAATAAGAGATTTAATCAATATCTACGAACAAATAAAAATATACAAAATCAATCCCATAAATAATCAGAAAGTCCAATACAAAGAGCATACACCTCTGCCTGTTCTTCTCCCAAAGTTAAAAAATTCTTCTCTGTAG
- the lpxK gene encoding tetraacyldisaccharide 4'-kinase, whose product MKKPIFETYLYREQGPPPILQPLLKGLSYFQRWGIWVRSKRTVYTPTIYTVSFGGITVGGVGKTPAVIERAEKEQEDNKKKVCVISRGYKAEKFQGIVEGIFQEGKVCIRKYKSEKDDIPQKETILSWNKAYRVLGDELSLILYRLHGIHVIKDPNRIRAVKWAERRGFDIVILDDAYQYLMLGRNENILLISALNPWGNGLIFPAGILREPINAMHRATEIWITHCDLVPKEGLEKLKNFLKDMFPEKKMRWIYYKPLYWKKINSSNQFPVDYFRGKDVDVFCAIGSPNSFLNMLEQQQINIKNVYIYRDHTPIPNKILKGERVILTTEKNFLTLGEEQAEVYALCIGLSDYLWD is encoded by the coding sequence ATGAAAAAGCCAATTTTTGAAACATATCTTTACAGGGAGCAAGGACCGCCACCGATTTTACAACCTTTGTTAAAAGGTTTAAGTTATTTCCAGAGGTGGGGAATATGGGTTCGTTCAAAGAGAACAGTATATACACCTACGATATATACAGTAAGTTTTGGGGGTATCACAGTTGGAGGGGTTGGAAAAACACCTGCAGTTATAGAACGGGCGGAAAAGGAACAGGAAGATAACAAGAAAAAGGTTTGTGTAATTAGCCGCGGATACAAAGCCGAAAAATTTCAAGGTATTGTTGAAGGTATTTTTCAGGAAGGAAAAGTTTGTATCCGAAAATATAAATCCGAAAAAGATGATATACCACAAAAAGAAACTATATTGTCTTGGAATAAAGCTTATAGAGTGTTAGGGGATGAACTTTCGTTGATATTATATCGTTTGCACGGTATTCATGTAATTAAAGACCCAAACCGTATAAGAGCCGTGAAATGGGCAGAACGACGGGGATTTGATATTGTCATACTTGACGATGCTTATCAATACTTAATGTTAGGGCGCAACGAAAATATATTATTGATAAGTGCCTTAAATCCGTGGGGTAATGGACTTATTTTTCCCGCGGGTATTTTAAGAGAACCCATAAATGCTATGCATAGAGCAACGGAAATATGGATAACACATTGCGACCTGGTACCCAAAGAAGGATTGGAAAAGTTAAAAAATTTTCTGAAAGATATGTTTCCCGAGAAAAAGATGCGATGGATATACTATAAACCGTTATATTGGAAAAAAATAAATTCTTCAAATCAATTTCCTGTGGATTACTTCAGAGGTAAGGATGTAGATGTCTTCTGTGCGATAGGAAGTCCCAATTCCTTTTTGAATATGTTAGAACAACAACAAATTAATATTAAGAATGTCTATATATATCGCGACCATACACCTATACCGAATAAAATATTAAAAGGAGAGCGAGTTATCTTGACTACAGAGAAGAATTTTTTAACTTTGGGAGAAGAACAGGCAGAGGTGTATGCTCTTTGTATTGGACTTTCTGATTATTTATGGGATTGA